In Aciduliprofundum sp. MAR08-339, a single window of DNA contains:
- a CDS encoding acetate--CoA ligase family protein translates to MFERLIAPESIAVIGASHNPKKIGYVVLENLKNNGYAGRVYPVNPKGGEILGFRVYRDVESLPEDVDLSVITLPAELTVNIFESVARKSRFIIPIAGGFGETGPRGKEMERKILQDARKHGARIIGPNTVGIYVPSTGVNTALVVPERSRFPGDGDIAFITQSGALGLLTMDSFAMYDVGFRAFVNLGNRVDVNENELLKYFGEDEKSRVVILYIESFRDGRDFMRIARKVSKNKPIVVLKAGRTKRGSKAASLHTGALGGSDAVANGAFKQCGVIRAYDEVELVDYARALAYGKPIGGERIAVVTSAGGVGVVTTDYIESNVRGIGMKMAELSEEIKRRIKEEVVPFASVENPVDMTAQASDDDYDGVLAALNEDPNVDAILVYALFQTPLISEKLVDIITKWHREGKKPIVVGTIGSEFAMNMFRKFEKNRVPVFMGIERSVKAVKVLHERARILDYLEGEE, encoded by the coding sequence ATGTTTGAGAGACTCATAGCCCCTGAGAGCATAGCAGTCATAGGAGCATCACACAATCCCAAGAAAATTGGCTATGTGGTGCTTGAAAATTTAAAAAACAATGGTTATGCTGGAAGAGTTTATCCCGTAAATCCAAAGGGCGGCGAAATTTTGGGTTTCAGGGTTTACAGGGATGTGGAATCTCTGCCCGAGGATGTTGATCTGAGCGTTATAACACTTCCAGCTGAACTCACTGTAAATATTTTTGAGTCCGTGGCAAGGAAATCAAGGTTCATAATACCCATTGCTGGCGGCTTCGGAGAAACCGGGCCCAGGGGAAAGGAAATGGAGAGAAAGATACTTCAGGACGCGAGGAAACATGGGGCCAGGATTATAGGGCCAAACACGGTGGGCATATATGTTCCAAGCACAGGGGTGAACACGGCACTGGTGGTTCCTGAGCGCTCAAGATTTCCGGGGGATGGTGATATAGCCTTCATAACTCAAAGTGGAGCTCTCGGCCTTCTAACCATGGATTCCTTTGCAATGTACGATGTTGGTTTTAGGGCATTCGTAAATCTGGGCAACAGAGTTGATGTTAACGAAAACGAGCTCCTGAAGTATTTTGGTGAGGATGAGAAAAGCAGGGTGGTAATTCTTTACATCGAGAGCTTCCGCGATGGAAGGGACTTTATGCGCATTGCAAGGAAGGTGAGCAAAAATAAGCCCATTGTTGTGCTCAAGGCTGGAAGGACTAAGCGAGGGTCCAAGGCAGCGAGTTTACATACCGGGGCGTTGGGAGGCAGCGATGCCGTTGCCAACGGAGCCTTCAAGCAATGCGGAGTGATACGCGCCTACGATGAAGTTGAACTTGTCGATTATGCTCGTGCTCTTGCTTATGGAAAGCCCATAGGGGGAGAGAGAATCGCCGTTGTCACCTCTGCGGGAGGTGTTGGAGTTGTAACCACAGATTACATCGAGAGCAATGTTCGTGGTATAGGTATGAAAATGGCTGAATTGAGCGAGGAGATCAAGCGTAGAATAAAGGAAGAGGTTGTGCCCTTTGCATCGGTGGAGAATCCTGTGGATATGACTGCACAGGCAAGCGATGATGACTACGATGGTGTGCTTGCCGCTTTGAACGAGGACCCAAATGTGGATGCCATTCTCGTGTATGCCCTCTTTCAGACTCCTCTGATAAGCGAGAAACTGGTGGATATAATTACAAAATGGCACAGAGAGGGTAAGAAGCCCATTGTTGTGGGTACCATTGGGAGTGAATTTGCCATGAATATGTTTCGGAAGTTTGAGAAGAATCGCGTTCCCGTGTTTATGGGAATAGAGCGCAGTGTCAAGGCTGTGAAGGTCCTTCATGAAAGGGCCAGAATTCTGGATTATCTGGAGGGAGAGGAATGA
- a CDS encoding acetate--CoA ligase family protein — protein sequence MNEYDAKEMLKKYGIKVPNGALVENLDDLEKLNLKYPLVAKVASEKILHKTDVGGVILNIGSREELKNAVKNLMDKFHAPVLVEEMLHGGVEIIVGVTKDPSFGHVIMFGLGGIFTEILRDVTFRVIPIGRKDAEMMLSEIKGRKILEGYRGTKVDRESIIELLLRISELVEENPDIEGIDLNPVLAREKDCVVLDAKIIR from the coding sequence ATGAATGAATATGATGCAAAGGAAATGCTCAAAAAATACGGAATAAAGGTGCCAAATGGTGCCCTTGTTGAAAATCTGGATGATCTGGAAAAATTGAATTTGAAATACCCCCTTGTTGCCAAGGTTGCAAGCGAGAAAATTCTTCACAAGACAGATGTTGGAGGGGTGATTCTAAACATTGGCAGCAGGGAAGAATTGAAAAATGCAGTGAAAAATCTCATGGACAAATTCCATGCTCCAGTGCTTGTGGAAGAGATGCTCCATGGGGGTGTGGAGATAATAGTTGGTGTGACAAAAGATCCATCCTTTGGCCACGTCATAATGTTCGGCCTTGGGGGCATATTCACCGAGATTCTCAGGGATGTTACATTCAGGGTTATTCCCATAGGCAGGAAGGATGCAGAGATGATGCTCTCAGAGATCAAGGGAAGAAAAATACTTGAAGGATACAGGGGAACGAAGGTTGACAGGGAATCTATTATTGAGTTGCTTCTCAGAATCTCAGAACTCGTAGAAGAGAATCCAGATATTGAGGGCATTGACCTGAATCCAGTGCTTGCAAGGGAGAAAGATTGTGTTGTGCTGGATGCCAAGATAATACGATAA
- a CDS encoding alpha/beta hydrolase, translating into MQEMRVDGLYGRYYSGDKGTIVMLHGLLSSMGEFGDYPEKFNSSGYAVLIIDFEGHGKSAGKRGYESIEKNIKNLEKWIEHLKNGNLLNRPLIIMGHSLGAATTIYALARGIGDMGVALAPPSSIKEELNAGERIGLPLIYAFGKLVEKITGRDYYINYRVDYSSLFTDEKLADRARKLNYLENKLWIGSYKPLMSVDTLTQARKVHRPCMVVIPSEDRVVKPENGRRVYDALSGPKEIYIAEGYGHSIMLADRGDVFERILKFIERQRNK; encoded by the coding sequence ATGCAGGAGATGAGAGTGGATGGCCTTTACGGCAGGTACTATTCTGGAGATAAAGGAACCATAGTGATGCTCCACGGCCTTCTTTCTTCCATGGGTGAGTTTGGTGATTATCCTGAGAAATTCAACTCCTCTGGCTACGCGGTCCTCATAATTGATTTTGAAGGCCATGGAAAAAGTGCAGGAAAGAGGGGATATGAGAGCATTGAGAAGAACATAAAAAACCTAGAAAAATGGATTGAGCATCTAAAGAATGGGAATCTGCTCAATAGGCCTCTGATCATAATGGGCCACAGTTTGGGAGCAGCCACAACAATATATGCGCTTGCCCGAGGAATTGGCGATATGGGTGTGGCCTTGGCTCCTCCATCCTCAATAAAGGAGGAGTTGAATGCGGGGGAGAGAATTGGATTGCCCCTGATTTATGCATTTGGAAAACTCGTTGAGAAGATAACTGGCAGAGATTATTACATAAACTATCGTGTTGATTACTCCTCTTTATTTACCGATGAGAAATTGGCCGATAGAGCAAGAAAGTTAAATTATCTGGAAAACAAACTCTGGATTGGCTCTTACAAACCACTTATGTCCGTAGATACCTTGACTCAGGCGAGGAAGGTCCACAGACCCTGCATGGTTGTTATTCCCTCCGAGGATAGGGTTGTGAAGCCGGAGAACGGGAGGAGGGTCTACGATGCACTTTCAGGTCCAAAGGAAATATATATTGCTGAGGGATACGGACATTCCATAATGCTTGCAGACAGGGGCGATGTATTTGAGAGAATTTTAAAATTCATAGAGAGGCAAAGAAATAAATAA
- a CDS encoding metallophosphoesterase, whose amino-acid sequence MEEINLGDITLTRYFMLYLEDYETAVMADFHLGYEDVMAQKGVFLPKLQYPYIMDMLEKIFERYDPRSFIIDGDLKHEFSRNMPQEWKEIESVVDFIRDRSKLTVVRGNHDNFLRSILKRREVPLVDSFVLGNYVFTHGHRYLDVPEGKTLIMGHEHPSITLRDEIYASAKYPCFLLTSKLIVLPASSLYAYGTDITRNDYISPILRTTSPDFEIFVIDEREGLVALGKMHGEKFI is encoded by the coding sequence GTGGAAGAGATAAATCTGGGGGATATCACTCTTACGAGGTACTTCATGCTCTACCTTGAAGATTACGAGACCGCAGTTATGGCTGATTTTCATCTGGGCTACGAGGATGTGATGGCCCAAAAAGGAGTTTTCCTTCCCAAATTGCAATATCCCTACATCATGGACATGCTCGAAAAAATTTTTGAGAGGTACGACCCCCGAAGTTTTATTATAGATGGTGATTTAAAGCACGAATTCTCCAGAAACATGCCCCAGGAATGGAAAGAAATTGAGAGCGTAGTTGATTTCATCAGGGATAGAAGTAAACTAACTGTTGTTCGGGGAAATCACGATAATTTTCTGAGAAGCATACTGAAGCGTCGGGAAGTACCCTTGGTGGATTCCTTTGTTCTTGGAAACTATGTTTTTACCCACGGCCACAGGTATTTGGATGTACCGGAGGGGAAGACCCTCATAATGGGACATGAGCATCCATCCATAACTCTGAGAGATGAGATTTATGCATCGGCCAAGTATCCCTGTTTTCTCCTAACAAGTAAACTTATTGTTTTGCCCGCATCAAGTCTTTACGCCTACGGGACGGACATAACGAGGAATGATTACATATCACCAATACTTAGAACCACATCCCCTGATTTTGAAATATTTGTCATAGATGAGAGGGAAGGCCTCGTTGCTCTTGGAAAAATGCACGGTGAAAAATTTATTTAG